A region from the Acyrthosiphon pisum isolate AL4f chromosome A1, pea_aphid_22Mar2018_4r6ur, whole genome shotgun sequence genome encodes:
- the LOC100159917 gene encoding coiled-coil domain-containing protein lobo-like: protein MDSDSLDWIWGDFNNSPNLAELIEEVEDDNYVLFDSNDDDKSDSSSESSFDNDCSLLIGDKRTALELNEIVSDIKNQYDETLSELDSTTDGELEDDNHKSVDLLYIDALEAVKTNLSDVELEWSNTLYEYTVNEKNVPESYTKTTSIEKQIILYANNFVEQFKIKYPNRRQLVLVLLNECGIQKCVCTTIKPSRLVYPNLRDLISYSEFVAKHITYIKLEDPVAVPNKIMSPTTTIEMQTANCFEMAILLVSFLIGSECNAFVVYGYATEIVCNNDLRKVKIDLEEYDLQKSDSENISEDLDDANLLEPNNDLCSEYVKYLIEEEQNKTVVKDEVKEVYLYAIGYIISYKCCSYLKTRLCLIFIYFN, encoded by the exons ATGGATTCCGATTCGTTGGATTGGATATGGGGAGATTTTAATAACTCGCCTAATCTTGCCGAGTTGATTGAAGAAGTCGAAGACGATAACTACGTATTGTTTGATAGTAATGACGACGATAAATCAGACTCTAGTTCCGAATCAAGTTTCGATAATGATTGTTCGTTGTTAATCGGAGATAAGAGAACAGCACTAGAACTGAATGAAATAGTTAGCGATATCAAGAATCAATATGACGAAACGTTGTCCGAATTAGATTCGACGACTGATGGTGAACTCGAAGACGACAATCACAAATCTGTCGATCTACTTTACATCGATGCTCTGGAAGCAGTAAAAACTAACTTGTCGGATGTTGAACTAGAATGGTCGAATACATTGTATGAATATACTGTGAACGA GAAAAACGTACCAGAATCTTACACAAAAACTACAAGTATAGAAAAGCAGATAATTTTGTACgccaacaattttgttgaacaatttaaaataaaatatccgaaTAGAAGACAGTTGGTTTTAGTACTCCTAAATGAATGCGGTATACAG AAATGTGTTTGCACTACAATCAAACCATCCCGATTAGTCTACCCCAATTTGAGAGATTTGATCAGTTACAGTGAATTTGTTGCCAAGCACATAACATATATTAAGTTGGAAGATCCTGTGGCTGTG CCTAACAAAATCATGTCTCCTACAACAACAATAGAAATGCAAACTGCTAATTGTTTTGAAATGGCGATACTGTTAGTATCTTTTTTAATTGGTTCTGAGTGCAATGCTTTTGTTGTTTATGGTTATGCCACAGAAATCGTGTGCAATAATGATCTaagaaaagttaagatagacCTGGAagaatat GATTTACAAAAGTCAGATTCCGAAAATATTTCGGAAGATTTAGATGATGCGAATTTATTAGAACCTAATAATGATTTGTGCAGCGAATATGTTAAATATCTAATAGAAgaagaacaaaataaaaccGTGGTCAAAGATGAAGTTAAAGAGGTATACCTATAcgctataggctatattatatcatataaatgttGTAGCTATTTGAAAACAagattgtgtttaatttttatttattttaattaa